The Clostridia bacterium DNA segment CAAGGATGTTTCACCCTACCCCTACAGTTTTTCTAGCACTTCAGAACAGTTAGATGGCGCGATTCAGAATCTGTCGGGTATTTTACCGGCTATGTTGGATTTGGCTGAAAAAGAGAAGTCTTGTCAATTGCTTGCTGATGAGATTGAGAAAACAAGAAGGCGTGTTAATGCGCTGGAATACGTTATGATTCCGCAAATGGAAGAAACCATTCGCTATATCACGATGAAGCTGGATGAGGATGAAAGAGGCTCAAGAATTCGTCTGATGAAGGTGAAGGACATGATTGCTGAGCGGGAACGTAAGGAAATACTAGCTAAACGTGCATTAGAAGAATTAGAAGTATAAGTAAATATTTAAGGAACTCTGAGATTCAGGGTTCCTTTTTTTTAGAAAAAAAGCGGATCTTCTTTTATCTATGGCAAAGGTCTGATACAATGATATGGAAAAAGTTTTCACGAGAGAAGAGGTGCTGGAAATGAATTACAAAGATGATTTGGGATTGCAACCAAGGATCCGGAGCAGTTATATGCGCTTGCACCCTGCTGAAAAAAAGATAGCAGACTATATCTTGGAAAATGAGACCACTTCTACGATAGATATTGATACCTTGGCCAACAAAACGCAGACAAGTAAGGCCAGTGTAAGCCGATTCTGTCGGCGCTTAGGCTATGGCGGATTCAAGGAGTTCAGCCTCCATCTAGCCCAAGAAAATATTGCGAAATCCAAAACGGATGAAGCGGTCGGTCTAATACGAAAGACCATGTACGCCAACGCCCAAGCCTGCCTCGATACCCAGTATCTTTTGGATGAACAGCAAATTGAGAAAATTGCTGGAAGCATTGCGCAGGCCAGCCGGATTTTTCTAGTTGGTTCCTCTGCGGTTGCGCCCATAATCCTTGATTTCTCTCAGAAGATGCTTCGTTTGGGTATTGTATGCCACTATGACCAAGCAAGACGCATTCAGAAGATGCAGGCGGCCGTCTCCGGGCCTTTAGATTTGGTCATAGCCTTTGACCTTTCCGGAGAAGCAAAGGGCACCATAGAGGCTGTTAGCATAGCTAAAAAGATGGGAGCGCAGATTATTACGATTTGCTGCGGCATTGGATCTTCACTTAGTGAGCTATCTAGTATTCACATATATGGTGTGGGCCAAAAAATGGGCAATTATGTTACCGGCACTGGGGAAACAAGGATTTCCCTATTGAATATTGTCGATGTCATATTCTATAGACTTATGGAGATCATGCCAGCTGATAAAAGAGATGAAATGCTGAACAAGACCAAGGATATAATCCTTGAAGATTGGAACTGATGCACGTTTAGAAAAAAGGAGGAAGTTATGAAAATTATTGCAATATCTGGAAGCCCCCGAAACAAGGCAACGCAACATGTAGCAGAAGTGGCGCTTGCGAGCATCAAAGAAAAATACCCCGACATGGAGACGGAACTGATCTCTTTGAAAGGGAAAAAGGTAGAACCATGTACTGCCTGCGATTATTGTAAACGCAAAAAAGATTGGTGTATCATAAAGGATGATGCCAATGATATGATTAAGGAGATTGTTACAGCAGATGGTATACTCATGCTTAGTCCAGTGTATGTGATGGAACCCACCCCCCAGCTGATGGCTCTTTTTTCACGCATGCGTCCACTCCATCACGTATATCAAGATATAACCAGGCATAAGCTCGGTGCTAGTATTGCTGTTGGAGGAACTCGAAATGGTGGACAAGAGATTGCAGTCAATACGATGAATAACCTGCTTTTAGCCCGTGGAATCAATGTGGTTTCAAATGAAGCTTTCGGCTACCATGGTGGTAAAGTTTGGTCTAAAGACCAAGGTGCAGCAGGTGTAGACGCCGATGAAATTGGTATGAAGACGGCGATACAAGTGGCACAAAAATTGGCTGAAATGGTGTCTTTAGTATGCAAGGGAAAAGAAGAATAAGCTTTTTTAAACAGGACCGTTTTTCTAAAGGCTGTTAAAGGAGACATATAAGCCCAAAGCGGCAGATTCCTGGTATAATGGAGATGGTTTTTTTGTTCATAGCCGGAGATATTCTATCTGCTGATATTTTTTATAGTAGACGAAGTAAGAATAAGCAAGGTGCAAGCTAGTAGGTTTAGAACTGAAAATCGGTAAGGAGTTTGATATGGAATCGAAAAGCCTAATGGTGATGCAAGAAGAATTGAAGAAAGGTCATGCAATCTGTCAGGTAACTGTGGCGAAGACGGAAGGCACGACGCCTAGGATGGCTGGGACCATGATGGTGGTCAAAAAAGACGGGACTATTTCTGGTACGGTAGGAGGTGGTTCTGTTGAATATGAAGCCATCAAGCATGCTCAGGAGCTGATCGCACAAAACAGGTGTGAGCTGAAAGAATATGAGATTAAGACGGACAAGGGCATGGTTTCCGGTAAGGTTTGCCTTTTCTTCAAAATCTTTAAACCACGGGAGCAGTTGCTGATTTTTGGTGCAGGTCACGTAGGTTACCAACTTTACCTGCTTGCGGAAATGCTGCACTTTACGATTGTGATGCTAGATGACAGAGACGGCTTTCTAAGTGAAGAACGCTACCCTCATGCAAAAATCATGGCGGGTGCTTTTACAGAAAGTATGGAGAAAATTTCCTTCCATGAAGATACCTATGTAGTGGTTGCTAGTTCTTCACATAAATCGGACGAGGAATTATTATATGCTTTGGTAAATAAACCGCATGCTTATCTGGGTATGCTGGGTAGCCAAAAAAAGGCGGAGCGGATTAAGTCCAATCTGCTAAAGAGAGGCATAAAAGCCTCCCAGTTGGATGCCCTATATGCGCCGATTGGTATTCCACTGGGAGGACGTCAACCCGAAGAAGTGGGCCTGAGTATCTTGGCACAGATTGTAAAAGTTCGAAATGAAAAATTGTAAAATGGATTGTTTATGTATGATATGAGGAAGGGGAATCCCCCTTCTTCTTTTTTGTTTTTTTCGTAGGTTGCTGAAAGATTATGGATTTATTGCATCATTAGGTAGAATGGGATTATAAAAAGAATTAGAGGTGGACGTATTGTATTACCAAGATAACGCGGAGAATGTATATAACGATTTGCAAAGCAGTCAAGTGGTTTATTTATTTGAATCGTTGGCCCCCAAGGAACGATTAATAGATTATTACCGACTTCCAAAAGGGCATAGAAACCAGAACTATCTTTTAAGTACAGACCATGGTAAGTTTCTTATGCGTGTCCGGAAAGATATCCTTGAGTTTGGAGACGTAGAAGTAGAAAAAGCAGTGTTTAAGAATCTGGATAAGGGGATCAGGCATCCGGAGCGTTTGTGTAGTTATAAGGATAAGGGATTGGAATATTCCCTGTATGACTTTGTGGAAGGTAAAGAACTTAGTGAAATATTGCCGAATATGCCACGAAGAAATGCAGAGGAAATATTTTTCAACTTAGGTAAGAAGCTGGCTGCCATTCATAGCACCAAAACATTTAATGTGTGTGGGTTTTTGGATGAAAAGTTGGAAGTGAAAGAAGCGCTTCCCCCGGTTTTGGATTGGCTTTCCGAGTTTGATACGTCGAAACTATCTGAGTGGTTGGGGGAAGAATTACTGAACCGTGTAAATTATCTAGTAAGAAGAAGACACAAAGAATTGGAAAAAATGGATAGTGACATTTGTTTGGTGCATGGAGACTGTAACGGAGACAACATACTAATCGGCCAAGGGAAGTTGATTTTCCTAGATTGGGAGTTTGTGTCTGCGGGACATCGGTATGCAGATATTGGACAGCTTTTTCGGGGCGTTAGTGGTAATGAGGAAATTCAGACTGCCTTTTATAACGGATATAAAGAAGTATTGCCCCAGGCCTTGGATGTGGACTGGTGGTTGATGAGCAAGTTGCGTGACCTGCTTTCCATTGTGCAATTAATCTCTGAGGAAGAGACCAATGGCGCTTATTTGGCTATGTTGGAAAGTTACTTTATTCATACATTGAATCTGATTGACAGATAGAAAGGAACAGTATGCAAAAGGTAGCATTATTACGATGTAAAGAATACGATGTAGATCTTGTGGAACAAACCTTGCGTAAGGGGTTTGATTTGCTGGGGGGCGAAGAATATATTCGAAAACTAATCCCCTATGGCGCAAAGGTACTTTTAAAGCCGAACCTGCTTTCTAGTGAGCCGCCGGGATCACCGGTAGTGACAGATTATCGCACGTTTGAAGCAATAATTCGAATTTTCAAAGATTACGCTGGTTCCATTAGCTTCGGCGATTCCCCTGGTTTTGGTCATGCTTTTAAGGCGGCTGAATCCTGTGGATTAATTGAAGTAGCGAAACGATACGGGGTAGACTTTGATCCGTTTGAATCTTTTGAGCAGGTTACCCTAGAAGACTATCTTTTGGTGCCACGCTTCGACATTGCGAGTGCAGTGCTAGAGACCGATGTTTTGGTATCCCTCCCCAGGTTAAAAACGCATGGCATGACTTCCTATACCGGAGCCATTAAAAACCAGTTTGGTTGTATTCCAGGACTCAAGAAGGCTTCTTTGCATGGCAGGATGCCGAAAATTCGGGATTTTTCTCGTATGCTTCTCGATCTCAACCGCTTGGTTGACGCTAAGTTTGCTGTGTTAGATGGTATCGTGGCCATGGAAGGAAACGGTCCTAAGAATGGACATCCGAATCCGATGGAAACATTGATACTGGGAGATAGTTTAAGTGCAGTAGATACGGTGGCTGCTACCTTGATTGGCTATGACCCGAACGATATTCCCTACCTGAGGGAAGCAGAAGCGAGTGGTTTCGGACCTACAAAAATTTCACAGATTCAGATTTTGGGTGAAAGCATTGAGGATATGGAACCGGAGCATTTTGTCCGAGTTCGAGGACGTAGCAATGTGCGTTTCAATGAAGGATTTGCGGGACAAATCGTGCAGAAGCTAACGGCCCCTAAACCTGTATTAAAGCCTGAACTTTGTATCAGTTGCAAAAGATGTGGAGATATTTGCCCTGAAAAACCCAAGGTAATAGATTTTGTGGATGAAAACGGACTAAAGCCCCATTGGAATTATGATGCGTGCATCCGTTGTTTCTGCTGTCAAGAAATATGCCCTGTGGGTGCCATCGAAATTGAATATCCCCTTATCGCAAAACTGCTAAAAATGGACAGGTAGGTGTGACTATGTTTGCAGAAAATGTATCATTGCTAGTAGCCTTTGGAGCCGGCCTGGTGTCTTTTTTTAGTCCTTGTATTTTGCCTTTGATCCCAGTATATATTTTTTATATCTCTGGTACGACCATGGCAGAAGCGAAAACGAATCGCAGTAGGACCATGGTAAGGACTTTGGGCTTTGTCATTGGCTTTAGCCTTATCTTTATCTTAATGGGTTCCACGGCCAGTGCCATAGGGCGATTCTTGTTAACGGAAAGAGTTTGGTTTACTAGAATCAGTGGCGCTTTGCTACTCGTGTTGGGTTTACAGATGCTGGGTGTTATCCATTTGCCTTTTTTGGAAATGGAAAAGAGATTGGAAGGACCGAAAAAAAAGGGAGGCTGGCCAACGTCTATCCTGATTGGTATGGCCTTTGCGGCAGGTTGGACTCCTTGTTTTGGACCTATTTTGGCTTCCATATTAATGCTCGCCGGACAGTCTGACACGATGGGACACGGCATGTTGTTGCTTTTAATCTATTCTTTGGGTATGGGTATTCCCTTTCTACTTACCGCCTTTTTTATTGACCGATTTAAGGGATTTATTGCCAGGAATGAACGCTTGATTCGGCTATTGCCCAAGCTGGGTGGAATAATGATGGTGCTATTTGCATTGTTGTTGCTGTTTGAACAGATGGGCAGAGTAGCCTCGCTGTTTGGTTAGGAGGATAAATGCGTAGAA contains these protein-coding regions:
- a CDS encoding cytochrome c biogenesis protein CcdA → MFAENVSLLVAFGAGLVSFFSPCILPLIPVYIFYISGTTMAEAKTNRSRTMVRTLGFVIGFSLIFILMGSTASAIGRFLLTERVWFTRISGALLLVLGLQMLGVIHLPFLEMEKRLEGPKKKGGWPTSILIGMAFAAGWTPCFGPILASILMLAGQSDTMGHGMLLLLIYSLGMGIPFLLTAFFIDRFKGFIARNERLIRLLPKLGGIMMVLFALLLLFEQMGRVASLFG
- a CDS encoding flavodoxin family protein, with protein sequence MKIIAISGSPRNKATQHVAEVALASIKEKYPDMETELISLKGKKVEPCTACDYCKRKKDWCIIKDDANDMIKEIVTADGILMLSPVYVMEPTPQLMALFSRMRPLHHVYQDITRHKLGASIAVGGTRNGGQEIAVNTMNNLLLARGINVVSNEAFGYHGGKVWSKDQGAAGVDADEIGMKTAIQVAQKLAEMVSLVCKGKEE
- a CDS encoding aminoglycoside phosphotransferase family protein, which produces MDVLYYQDNAENVYNDLQSSQVVYLFESLAPKERLIDYYRLPKGHRNQNYLLSTDHGKFLMRVRKDILEFGDVEVEKAVFKNLDKGIRHPERLCSYKDKGLEYSLYDFVEGKELSEILPNMPRRNAEEIFFNLGKKLAAIHSTKTFNVCGFLDEKLEVKEALPPVLDWLSEFDTSKLSEWLGEELLNRVNYLVRRRHKELEKMDSDICLVHGDCNGDNILIGQGKLIFLDWEFVSAGHRYADIGQLFRGVSGNEEIQTAFYNGYKEVLPQALDVDWWLMSKLRDLLSIVQLISEEETNGAYLAMLESYFIHTLNLIDR
- a CDS encoding DUF362 domain-containing protein, which encodes MQKVALLRCKEYDVDLVEQTLRKGFDLLGGEEYIRKLIPYGAKVLLKPNLLSSEPPGSPVVTDYRTFEAIIRIFKDYAGSISFGDSPGFGHAFKAAESCGLIEVAKRYGVDFDPFESFEQVTLEDYLLVPRFDIASAVLETDVLVSLPRLKTHGMTSYTGAIKNQFGCIPGLKKASLHGRMPKIRDFSRMLLDLNRLVDAKFAVLDGIVAMEGNGPKNGHPNPMETLILGDSLSAVDTVAATLIGYDPNDIPYLREAEASGFGPTKISQIQILGESIEDMEPEHFVRVRGRSNVRFNEGFAGQIVQKLTAPKPVLKPELCISCKRCGDICPEKPKVIDFVDENGLKPHWNYDACIRCFCCQEICPVGAIEIEYPLIAKLLKMDR
- a CDS encoding XdhC family protein translates to MESKSLMVMQEELKKGHAICQVTVAKTEGTTPRMAGTMMVVKKDGTISGTVGGGSVEYEAIKHAQELIAQNRCELKEYEIKTDKGMVSGKVCLFFKIFKPREQLLIFGAGHVGYQLYLLAEMLHFTIVMLDDRDGFLSEERYPHAKIMAGAFTESMEKISFHEDTYVVVASSSHKSDEELLYALVNKPHAYLGMLGSQKKAERIKSNLLKRGIKASQLDALYAPIGIPLGGRQPEEVGLSILAQIVKVRNEKL
- a CDS encoding V-type ATP synthase subunit D, producing the protein MAQLLNVSPTRMELSRIKGRVKVARRGHKLLKDKRDEMVRQFLELVKENRALREQVEVKIAAALQSFVLTRAVTPEQELEEAIMVPTRSVELEVGKKNIMSVYCPVIHYREVFDKDVSPYPYSFSSTSEQLDGAIQNLSGILPAMLDLAEKEKSCQLLADEIEKTRRRVNALEYVMIPQMEETIRYITMKLDEDERGSRIRLMKVKDMIAERERKEILAKRALEELEV
- a CDS encoding MurR/RpiR family transcriptional regulator, with translation MNYKDDLGLQPRIRSSYMRLHPAEKKIADYILENETTSTIDIDTLANKTQTSKASVSRFCRRLGYGGFKEFSLHLAQENIAKSKTDEAVGLIRKTMYANAQACLDTQYLLDEQQIEKIAGSIAQASRIFLVGSSAVAPIILDFSQKMLRLGIVCHYDQARRIQKMQAAVSGPLDLVIAFDLSGEAKGTIEAVSIAKKMGAQIITICCGIGSSLSELSSIHIYGVGQKMGNYVTGTGETRISLLNIVDVIFYRLMEIMPADKRDEMLNKTKDIILEDWN